The nucleotide window CGTACTCTCttttcaagaagaaaaggagtacctgtggcaccttagagactaaccaatttatttgagcataagatttcgtgagctacaactcacttcatcggatgcatcgatgtaaagcttatgctcaaataaattggttggtctctaagctgccacaagtccttttctttttgcgaatacagactaacacggctgctactctgaaacctgtcttttcaAGGAGCTTCCAAGGTGtgtgttctttgttttctggTTTCTGTGGCGTAGGGTGCATCAGGGGTCCCCTTTGCCAGCTTTCCTCCACACTCagaatgctcaaataaattggttaggctctaaggtgccacaagtcctcctgttctttttactcagAAGGGATCCCAGGGTGGGTTtgatcatagaataccagggttggaagggacctcaggaggtatctagtccaaccccctgctcaaagcaggaccaagccccaatttttgccccacatcccaaatggccccctcaaggattgaactcacaaccctgggtttagcaggccaatgcttaaaccactgagctatccctcccccccccagccagtgctTGATCACTGGGCTTGAAGAAAAACAATGGActagcagcagcctggggctaaaaaaataaaactgcaagAGCTGGCACCAGTGCCTCTACCAGAGCCGGGCTCTTGGGACTCCCGCCACCCAGTCCCGCGGAACGGGGGCTTGCGCGCGGAGCCAGCacccccggggcaggggcaggggcaggggctggccgaGGATCTGCTCGGGCGCCGGGGAAGGACAAAGGAACCGAACCAGCTGACGCTGTGCAGGCTGTTACGGGGCGTGGCCTACTCTCCCGAGTGACACGAGATCTCACCAATAGGGACAGAGCTCCCGCCTCAGCCAATCGGAAGAAGCGGGGGCGGGACTATCCGAGCGCTTGAAGATTTCTTTGGCGGTTCAAGATGGCGGCGGCTGGCGGCGAGGGCCCGGCGCGGGCGGAGGGCGAGGGGGCCGCCGCCGCTGGCGGCTTCTCTTCGCTGCCAGCCCAGGAGGAAGAGCCGGGCCGCGGGCAGCTCTTCGACACCGTGGTGGACGCTTTCCTGGAGAAGCTGGTGGCCGCTGGCAGGTGAGGGGACAACATCTCGCGAGAACGGGAGGCCAAGGGGTTTCGAGCGGGAAGTCTCGCGAGGGgtgaggaaggggcggggcaagtgTCGCGAGACTTTAGGCGGAAATCACGCGAGACTTGTGGCTAGGTCTCTGTAGTTGGCTAgggttttgtttctctctcccatGTGTTGTCAGAGACCAGTGGCTGAGCTCTGGACACCCTGGTGAGGGGCTCTTTTAAATCTAGCTGCACAGCCTGTTGGGAGAAGGGGGAATCTTGCCTTCAGTCTAGCTCCCTGTCTCCCTCTGGGTAGTAATGTCAGTACACCTGCCCAGCCCCTTATCTAGTACCTAGTGACTTGCCCCCCAGAGCCAATAAAGAACATCAgatcagagttttaaaaaaattctaatttcaAACACTAATTGTGCAAAGGGCCCAAGTGTTGTGATACCTGCAGATAAACTGATGCCATAAATGTAAttctggtggggggaggcacTGCCCTTAAACACAAGCAGCATCTGATACCTTTCATACAGCTGTCTTGTATTTCCTTGAGATGGAGGGGCCACCCTAGGTCTTAAGACCTAGCAAAGTGAGTACCCGTTCCACTCTGTTCCTGCCACCTCCTTAATAATTCCTGGACCAGGTGCCCTGTTGTGGGAAAAAATGCACCACTTGTCTAGATTCACCCCTCCCAAACACGCATTTGGTGGTAAGTGCAGACCAACCCCTGTGGCTTCATCCTCTTTCCCTAATCTCCCGCAAGATCCTGCCATGGGTTCAGCTGCTCACACAGCAGTTCCGCCTATGGAGGAGATGAAACCGACTCCTAATCTAGATCTCTCCAACAGTTACTGGCTGCAGGTTCAGCAATAAGTGCAGATGACTGAGGGGGCCCCGGCCTCCCTTTCTGCCTACTTAGCCATTCACCAAATCACCCATTCTGCTCTGTCTGTGCTTACTGTCGTAAGAACTAGTTTTACTGTATCTCCTTCTACACCAAAGGATTCCAAAGTGCTTTCCTGATTGCAGTTGCCATGCACCATCAGCGCAGCTTGACAAAGGGAAATGAAGGATAACCCATCTGATTTAGCCAATTTCTGCCTTTAGTTATACCACTGCGATACTGCTGATTTCAGAGGGGTTATGTAGATGTcactgagtgcagaatttggccctttacaGGTGACTGTGAATAAAGATTTTGTTCTGTTCCTTTGAACACAATAAAACCTTTGTGAATTGGTGCTCTTTTGTTAGACCAACCAGTCTACAGATGTGTATGGATCAGTTGTGCATATGGTTTGTTAACTATGAACAATTTTACAGAATATTTTTTACTTCCATTTCGTTCTCTTCTGACATAAACATGAATCTTCAATCAGGCTTTTACAGTGTTGTAACTCTGTAATTTCCAGTGTGTGGTATTTTAAACCACTTATctggtttgcatttttttttcttcttcttttgcagTTACCAGAGGTTTGCAAACTGCTACCATCGCTTCTATAAACTCCAGCCTGAAATGACCAGAAGTATTTATGATCAGTTTATATCCCAACTGCAAACTTCCATTCAGGTAAGAACTGCAAATGTTTAGCTGAGAATTAAAGACTTGTTTGTAACATCCCAAAAGGTGTATGGGGAAATATAACACTTTGGATGTTGCAGCATTTTTCATCCAAAGGTCTTGGAACATTTTCCAAATAATATTGAATCAAGCCTCATATCAACCCTGTACGACAGGTTTATAttactcattttacagatgggtaaactttTATAGACAAGGCACAAAACAGCTGACTTACCTCAGATCTGACTCCCAATCACTAGGTGGTACTCCTGAAACTGCAAAGCTATGTGCTTCAATACAGTGTGCTCTGATCATTTGTTCCCTGAGATCCTAAGCAAGTTTGCAACTAATAtacccttccctgtccccccctttttttggtcTTTCCCCAGTGCCTACCTGTACTGGTGGGGGAAATTGTCTTGATCCCTGTCAGTTTCATGACTGCCTGCAGAGTTCTGAATAGCTTCCCTGGCAACTGACAAGACTGGGACAATTTTCATTCTTCTGCTACTTGGTAAAGCTATGAGCAGCAGCAAATGCACTGGAGCTGACTACAGACTGAGGAAGCAAAGCATAGGTTGTACTTGTTTCCTGTTTCGAAGGACATGGAGAGGAGAAGGTCTTGCGCTCACAGTGGGAAGGGCCAAGCAGAGAGATGTCCATGGATTGTACTTCCATTTTGTTATCGTTCTTGAATCCCCGGTGGTTTTCCTCTGCAGGAGGAGATTCGTGAGATAAAGGAGGAAGGGAATCTTGAGGAGCTCTTTGCCTCGATGGATAAAATTGTGGAGGAAGCAAAGAATCGGGAAGAGCCCGCGTGGTAGGCAGTGCTCTGCTTGGCATGTTGGAAGTATGCTTGTGCTAGTTTATTGGAGACCTGTTCCTTTGATTCTTAAAGAGATAAAATTGACCCTTGTGCAGCACATTAAACCCCGTGGAAGTGAAGTGGTGCATAGATCTTGTGATGGCCCTCTggataggggtgaatttcaccccggggtgaatttcaccccaaggTGAATGGcagaggggatttttttaaatcatactaCTGTATCGCGACAGGAAATTGATTTCCAAAGTGCACCTTCCACTTAATTGAGTCTATTTGAATCTCTGACTCGGTCAACTAGTTGGACTTCTGTGTGTGCTAGAATCACACGTTCTGTGCCATGTCCATAGAGTTGGAGGGGAAGTAAATTCTTGTGCTGAATGTTACTCTGAACCGTAGCTGCTTGGGGTGTCCTGATATGTTGAAAATTCACATGGTGTGTAGCCCTTGGGGCTTATTGGCCACTGGAAGTGCTGGGAGTCACATTGTGTTGTCTTTAAAAGGCAGGCTGGATAATCTTTTCACCAATAATATGTGTAGCTTTTCGTGTTCAAGGGTGAGGATGTGTgttaatcaaatctcatgcttcagggcatcatCTGATTGCATGAGTGTCAGAAAggattcctcccttcccccccacctacATCATGGCACAGTGAGACAGGTTCGTTATGGGGTGGGTTCGCCTTGCTCTAAAGCTTCTACTGTTGGGCACTGCCaaagataggatactggacttGAGGGCCTGATCAATTATTGTAATATTACATGTTCCAATTAAAGCACTTAAGTATAGCACCATGCAAAGTTGGTGCATCCCAGTCCTCTCAACAACATCCCTGTCACTTCCAGGCGCCCCAGTGGGATCCCAGAGGAAGATATTCATAGCGCCATGGTGCCGTACCTCCTGAAGCACCAGACATACCTGCGTAAAGCCctgaaagagaaggaagaggagaacaGGAAGCTGGCAGAGTCTGTATTGGCCGGACGGGAGAGAATCTCAGAGATGCAGCAGCAGATACAAAATCGCAAGCAAGCATGGCAGGTAAAATCTCCATTCCAGCCAGCCTCCAAATCAAGAAAACTGAGCTAGAGTGTCCCAGTCTCACCACTTTGAATAGACAATGGCCGCACTGGAATAGAAGGTTCCAAGAATGCTAGCTGCAAACAAACTGCACTCAACTGCAGAATTTGCTTATGTGCACAAATCCCAAGGCCCCAATCTAGCTTCATTGTGTTGCATCTGTTGCTGCTCTGATTAATTGCATATCAGCTAATTGCATAATGCTGTTAATTGCCTACATCCCACAGTGAGGTCCCCATGTATAATCACCCTTCTTCCATGAAGAGTCAGGAAACCCATGAGATTTTGCTTATTCATGTAAGTTCTTTTTTAACAGCTGTTAGGACATGCAGAAGAGAGGAAGATGAGACTGTCCCTGTAATGGCAAGAAGAACTGTTCAGACCCCTAAGGCCAGACTTTTCACCAGGGCTGCCTTTGCACCTGCTCTTAGAGCCACATTTTCCAAAGAGCTGCTCCAATGGATGTTGAGCTGTTTGGAAATCTGGCCTTGGTGTCTTAGTGGAAGCAGCCGGATGCTGAGCATTTAGAACAGATGTGGCCCTTATCTAGACGGATGCTGAGCTCTCTGGAAAAGTCGGCTCTAAATGCATAATTTCACTCGTATGCATTTGCAGGGCATGGGGGGGTTAGTCCTGCATCTGTGCTCATAAGCAGAGTGTTTTGcctagggtggtgtttgtgtacGTGCAGTTCCTTCCCTTATGGGGCCTTGTTCCTGGATCAATGCATCTGAACAATGAATGAGCTGTATTCTGCACATGCtgtcaacagtgttacactgtccTGTCTCCAAGTATGGAAACGATGCTCTTTTTTGCATCAGTGCTGCATTTGTTTCCTGAACAGTGGGATTTGTGGAGGAGAAAGACttcaccaattttttttcttctatccaGGCAATTAGTAAAGAACAGAGAGAACTAATCATGACGTTCCAGGAGCCCGAATGAGGAGGCAGGGGAAGATTTTGCAGGAGTTTCATGTATGGGGTTTATGTTCATCGGTGAAGCCTTGCAGATCTTTTCGGAAGTGGGATTCTCTGTGCATTTACATAAATACCCACTCAAATCGCGCTGAAAACTTGACTTGCCGAGCTTTTGTGTTCATTTGTCAGACAGAAAGGAGAGAACAGTTTACAACATTGTGTGAAAATTGGATATACTGAAACAGTTATGGGACATAATTGTTCAAAATGTGTTGAAATGAGCAACTGCACCAGGGTTTTAGGAAAATCAGCAATAACTCCCGATTCCCAACTAAGCTCAACAGGAAGGAAGATCTCACACAGGTTTTGAAAGCTACAGCAGATCTGTGCATTCATGCTGCACTATCTTAAAAGCTTTACCAAACAGAGAGAACTCTGTCCTTCCACATTTAAACGTCGAATTTTTAATACTGATCGCTCTTATGACCACTCACAGGATTTCAGGAGTATAATAGAGCCAGTCGTAGGTTCCTTCTGCAGCAAGTAACACACCTGTACATCTGAAGGAAAGAAGCAAATACCAAAACTTCAGCTCATGGGATTTCTGTCAGCAGAACAGTCTGTAGATGTGAAGGCAAGTGACCGTCTAAagcagggggagagagatgtTACACTGGTACAGTGGATGAATCCCTTGTACATAGTTACTTGGAATGTTGTTTTGACATAATAACACTTGTTTTTATAATCTTAGCacctgcctttttttttccccctttaacaAGTGCCTCCCAGTAAGAAAAATAAACACTTCCTTCGTCGTAGCTGCTCTAACCCATTATTATGTGGTTAATTGTAGTCTTTGCAGCAATTTAACTGGAACGTTTTGCCAAAACAGACAAACAAGGTCTGCTGGGCGTTTTGTCTTCCCAGAGCCCAGAtgcaataggcctgattctctgtaGCGCTGTAGTCATTTAGACTTGTGCAATGCACCATTCTGACTTAGTGCAGGGTGGGCATAAAACACGAAGACTTATGAACTGCCCCCCATTAActagggaaacagaagcacatcACTAAAAAGGGACCTGCTGGCCCTGGGTCAGTAGAGCGTGAGTAAACTCCACCTGTGCTGGCAGCCGGTGTCTGCTTGAACCACGGTACTCGAGCTAACAGTGAGGGCTAAGACACAGGCCTAGGATTCAAGAGAGCTGAACGCAGTGTGTGGCTCTGCTACACAGCTCCTGTGCGACCATGGGCAAGTCCCtaagacactttttaaaatgttctcttgTGTCTCTCCGGCCCAGATCCTAACTCTCATGGGTTTCcctgggagttaggagcctaaatacctttcaggatctgggcttgTCTGCCTTAATtctccatccataaaatggggagatggtctgtcttgtctctttagattggGAGCTCTTCAAGGCTGGGCTTGTCTCCCTATGTGACTGTACCGTGGGATCCAGATGCGGGTTGGGACTCCTCCGGGCCGCGATCAGACAAACGACGTTGTTCAGATTAGGTGCGTGACTGATTTCCTAGGCAAGTTCCGGCAGGCGTCTGGCCTGCTAGTATCTGTGTGTTACACCCCTACCTAGCAAAGCCTTTTCCTGGCTGACGTTTTTGGGGACTTAAGAATTTACATTTCTAACTAAAAGCCACTATTGAAATGATATGCAGAAAGGGCAGCTGATCCTTGTGCAGCACCAGACTGTGAATGGTGAAGACAGGCAATGGATTCACTGTACCCAAATGTCAGTTCCTTTAGAAGCGAGTCACAGCAGTGGAGACTGACCAAATGAggtatatttttcttcttctgtaaACAAAGCTTGCCTTGCTGCATTATAATCTAAATAAACTGGGCCTGCAAACCCCTTGTTCTTGGCTTGGACTTTGCGCACTTGGCCCAAGTGATCTGTGGTTTACGGCTTTGTTTGACAGCCTCTGGCTGCCTTAAGCTCCCCACAGTatctctctcccaccccaaagTCCAGGGGCCTCCTCCAGACAAAGCGAGGTTTGGAAGTGGTTAGGAACTGGAAGTGGAACGTTGGCCTGAGGAGCGCTGGCGATTCAAAACAAACCGCTTTCTATTCCAAGCCAGCCATGAACTCAAAGCCCTCTCATTGCAAACGTGCACAAGCTGAGGGGGTGGGTAGTTGGGTTTAAACAGCCCTGCACATTAGCTCCAGGGGGGATAAATTCGGAGGTTGACGGGCAAAGAGTTCCTGCTTACTGCAGACCATCACCCTGATTAAGGTCTAAAATGTGCCCAGCCATCTCGCTCCATGCCAGGCCCATCAACAAAGAGCTTAAAACTAGAACATGTCAGCTCAGCCCTGTGTCCAGACATGGCCCTGAGAACATCATCCCAGCCTGCCCCTGACTGCAGGGATTTGTCTCCCATTGCGGGCCTGGAAGGTTGCAAGCTACTGCTTCTTCCATAATCCTTtgtgcctctttccaccccatGCCTTCGCCTTTCTTGTCCACATGGCCCAAGCACATTCCGTGCGCCTTCCGTGCTGCTCACCAGAAGTGAGTCGATAACTGTTCATTTAAGGTCAGATTTTCCAAAAGCACTTACGTGGCTTAGGCCTGGTCTGTACTTAAAAACTAGATTGACCGAGCTACGCACGCAGGGCTGTGAAAAACTTTGCGCCCTTACGTGACGTGGTTACATCAACCTGCCTGCGCGTGTAAACTTGGCTAGGTTGCTGAAAGAACATACCTGCGTGTCCCATTGAAAGGCAGCCTGCTTAAATGGGATCATTCAGCTCTTCCGTCTGTGCTGAGCTTAGAATTGCATGAAGCTGTGCAGTGAACTAAGTACTGCCCTTGGGCCACAAAACAATTCAACAGTAGAGCTCCAAGCACTTTGCCTAGGCAGGtcgatattatccccattttacagatagggaaagtgaggcaccGAGCGGGGCTGTGAttcgcccaaggtcacccagtggcagagctgcatcTAGAagctaggtctcctgagtccccataCAGATGCTGCTGATCTGTTGCCCCCAAACCATAACAACCTCCCCCTCAGGAGTGAGGACAGATCAGCTAAATCCAGGGGGGATGAATTAAAAGGGGGCAGAGCAAAAGATACAAGGAGAGCGAGACAGCAGTGGACACTGCCCAGAAAACCCCGGAtgctccccccaacacacacacattttgagaCAATGTtaagggagctggggggtgctggCACCCTGGGCCTCTGCCTGGTGCCAGCATGAGTGAGCTTGAGGAATGCAGCCCCATGGCCACAGAGCACCTCTTGCTTGCCTTCTCCGGGGTCTAGAACAGGCCGTGCTGGCCAGTGAGCCCTGGAGCGAAATGCTGGGTTAGCAGCTGGGGGACCCAGAGGGTGCTGTCTGCAGAAGAGGCACAGCAGGGCAAGCTCTCCCAGACTCCATGTGCGCCAACCCTGCCTACCTGGGCTAAGTGGGCAGTTCAGGCTCCCTGGGTCCTCCAGGTCTGGGCCCAGCCAGTCTGTGCCAATTGCAACTCCTTTGCAGGGGACCAGTTCAGTCCTCAGCCTCACTGCTAGGAGCACCATGGCCCCTGCCTGGTGAACGTGGCATAGAGCAGCTTGCCTGCTTTTGCGTAGCTTCCTTGAGAGGGCTCGACCAGCGTCTGGGGTGAGCAAGGGTTGAGCGGCACCGTGCTGTGTTTCCTCCCCAGGGTTTGAAGGccatgctggggctggagctcaggaaATGAGCTTAAATGATAGGCTGCACCGGGGAAGGCATGTGCACCAAAttgcaaggcaaaaaaaaattacagcttaAGAGCCCTGTACACTCATGAAGAGGAAAGCCCCGCCGGCCCGTGGCAGAAAACTTCCGCAGCTCAGCAGCAATTACAGGCCGCAAGCGCGTCACCTGGCAGGCCTCTGCTGCCAAGCCTGCCCCAAGAGCACCAGGTCTGCTTTGCCTCGGATGCTCCCGGTTCTCACCTGTGAAAGAGGGAGCGGGGACTCAGGCACGCTTGCTGATGGCCAGCCAGCACTCAACCCCCCCCCGTGCAGTATGAGAACGGAGCTGCTAACGTGGGGCTACATGCGCGCCTGGACTCAGGCCCTCTCCAGCCGGACAAGTGGCTGACGGAAACCAGGCTGTGTAGAGACAATGCTGCGGCTCGTGTCCAGCTCCCCGTTGAGCCAGGCCCTGCTTCCGGAGCAGCGGGCGAGGCAGCGTCAGCGTCGGGGGCAGAGGTACGGTGCTGGCGTCACGCTGGCATGAGAGCGCTGTTGGTAGcagtggaggggggaggaaatgggAGGACACCACGGTcacagcaagagttggtggcacagttccaagcttttctccagaGCCATAAGGGTGAGAAACtgcttgtattttttaaaataaaaaccaggtgATGCCAGGCTCTGGCCCTTTAAGGCACCACCACCTAGCATGAGCttggggattaaaaaaaaaaatcatcaattgGCCGCCCTGCATTAGCTTTGTTACGTCTGCATGGGCTGCGCTCAGTCCCCTGGATGAAGAGCCCGAGCGAGGGGAATGTTATTTGCTCCCAATAATCTGTGCCAGTTCTTGGGTATTTCTGGCTGCGAGGCCTCTGCGCTGCCCGCTCTCTGGGTGCTCGGTGAGCAGTGACAAAGCAGTGCAAGCCGTGGCATCTTTACAAAGAGAGCTTTTCTCCGAGCGGTTGTTTGGACCGCTGAGTTAAGCAGATGTTAATAGAAGACGCAGACCTCACGCTTCgtctgcagggagcagagaacATGCGGGGTGGGAAAGGTGGCACCAAaccatccccctcctccccaggtctTGGGCTGGCCTGGAGCTGAACAATTCCCCCAGTGTAGCTTAGAGCGCCCTCAGGGCTGCTCCAAGTCATGGGTCCTCGCAAACAGCTGGGCCTGGTCCCCCTGCCGGGGTCTCAAGGTGGAAATGGTTGAGAACcagtcacaccagctggggactgTGGCGTTCTGTCCCTcatgaacccccccacccccagcctgcctctGATGCAGCCCCTATGCTGGGGCggccagggggagggagaagaatctCATCATTACAACAGGATCCTaatgcctccccccagccccaaacaccCTTGAGCTTTAGGCCCGTTGGGAGCTAGCTCTGAGCATCACAGTTTCAGCCTGTCTCTGCATTTGACAATGCTCCTGAGCCCCTcccttgtccttcccttgcaGCCCACACGGGCCCCCGTTGGCCCTGAGAACGCAGGGTTGTTTTCCACCCCAGCCCACACGGGCCCCCATTGGGCCTGAGAACGTAGGGTTGTTTTCCACCCCAGGGGTGCCTGAAACCACAATTGCCATCTGGGTTTGGCAGCCTTGGGCCCAGACGGATGGGCTCCAAATAGATctggcagcagggccaggcccCTCCCCGCCTGTGGTCGAAGCCGGAGTGGGCGGGATGAGGGGGGATGTGGCCCTTTACCCAGCCACACCAGGACTAGCAGCAGGGTATAAATGGTGGCCTGTGAGCCACAGGCTCCAACAGGCATCAGCAGAGCATCCTACAAGACAAGAGCGACCAGCGAAACCGGCTTCTACCATGAAGACACTCACCCTGCTGACTTTGCTGGCACTGGCGACCCTGTGCCTGTGCCGTGGGGGTAAGACGAGGACGGGGGGTTGCCAGATGCATTAACCGGGGGCTTTCTACCCGCAGGCTGCTAAGGCCCCCTCTGACTGACGTTATTGGAGATTGTGTCCCTAtcgctgctttgaaaatctcagtcccCCCCCATTCCCTCGCACAGGAGCACACGTAGGATACTGGGCTGGGGGCATACTGGCATCTCATTCGCTGTGTAACAACAGCGCTTAGCTGCCCCcgccttagtttccccatttgtGCCAGGGGAATAACTATGCTGCTGTAGCAGGCTGGGGGGCATTCGTCAGGGACGTGGAGAGCTTTGTTTCCAGCTGCAATAGATTCACAAAGCATCATGAACATGCCTAAAGCGCTAGCGAGAGGCCCACTCCAAACCCGGCAGCTGTTTGGCCTTGAAGTCTTTCCCCTCCGCGGAGATCTGTGACCTTTAGAACATCCCGCGCtaccagcccagctctgcacagccccGACAGCAGATGGGCTTTCAGGGGCCTGGAGCCTGGGCAGCTCACTGGTGAAGGGGGCATATTATTTCTGACCACTTCTCTCTTGGTGCCTTGCAGCCTCGGATCATTCCAACAGCGCTAACGActcgcccagctctgaaggtgagGCCCGGCCCATGTGTGATCCAGCTTTGCTGCCTGCCATTCAGGGAGCCTTCCAGCAGTGCTCATGGACGCCCTCGCCCGCTCTAAATGCAAGATCCCTGCTCTAGTCAGTGTGAACCTGGGTTTAgaccaggggactgggagtcaggactcccccAGCTCAGGGAGTGGAGCGGGGTCCAGTGGCTAGAGTAGGGGAGAcagggactcaggactcctgggttcctttcccagctcagggagaggagcagggtccagtggttagagtgggggtggggagagggacgcaggactcctgggtgctatTTCTGACCCTAGGATAACCAGGGGGGAAGATTTTCCCCATCCTGCAGAGCCGCAGCTGCTCGGTGTCTGGGATTTCCACCGAAGCCGTGCAGGGCAGCAACAGGGCAGTCCCGTTACAGCAACGCTGGGTCTTTGGAGCAATTCTCCTCATGCTTCCTTTATTTCCTGGCCTTGCAGCATTCATCTCCAAACAGGACAGCGCTGAGGTGGTGAGGAGACACAAACGGAACTATGTCTACAACAGGTAAAGCCCTGGTCGCGGCCCACGGGCATGTGCTCGACCCACAGCCCGCTGCTGGCGCTGGGGTCCCCTTCCGAAGCcggcgggagggtggggggtgtggaCAGGCTCAGGCCAGCTGAAGTTTTCACCAGGCCCACGTTACCATAGGAACCCTACAGTCCTTCACTGATTCATCCTCCTTGGTGCACCCAGCCCTTCCTGTTCTCGGTGTCAGCCCTGACAGCTGAAATACTTTGCTCTAatctgggggggggctggctggggggggctggctgggaggggtGGCCTGTGAGACTCCCAACGCCCCTGGATCCATCCCCAGCCTCAAAGGGCTCAAGGCATCTCACTCCCTAATCAGgagctgggcctaagtgacttgcccatggtcacacagggagtctgtagcagagcagagaactgaGCCCCTCTCTCCTAAGGTCCAGGCTAGCATGCTAACCACTGGGCCTGCCTTCCTGTACCTGGGGCTTGTCTATTATCAGCCAAGGGCCCCTTGGAGGCGACAGCAGCATGCCCAGCACTGGGGCCCAGATCCATAGCCACTAATGGCTCCTGTATAGTTAATGCAGTAAACCAGACTGCAGCCCTGGCTGCTTTTTGGCAGGGCCCAGGAGCCCTGCCCGCATCCCGGTAACGCCCAGGCATCGCCCTGCTTCAGTGTCACCCTAATTGGAACAGGATAAGTgaactcctccctccctgccctcaacCGTGGCCTAGCATTGCTGCTgctttcaccccagaggtggctgcatggcaGCCCCGGAGAACTCAATCCTGTGTGCCATTCCTGAGGGCTGT belongs to Natator depressus isolate rNatDep1 chromosome 24, rNatDep2.hap1, whole genome shotgun sequence and includes:
- the PMF1 gene encoding polyamine-modulated factor 1; its protein translation is MAAAGGEGPARAEGEGAAAAGGFSSLPAQEEEPGRGQLFDTVVDAFLEKLVAAGSYQRFANCYHRFYKLQPEMTRSIYDQFISQLQTSIQEEIREIKEEGNLEELFASMDKIVEEAKNREEPAWRPSGIPEEDIHSAMVPYLLKHQTYLRKALKEKEEENRKLAESVLAGRERISEMQQQIQNRKQAWQAISKEQRELIMTFQEPE
- the BGLAP gene encoding osteocalcin; the protein is MRGDVALYPATPGLAAGYKWWPVSHRLQQASAEHPTRQERPAKPASTMKTLTLLTLLALATLCLCRGASDHSNSANDSPSSEAFISKQDSAEVVRRHKRNYVYNRFYDIIDPLEGKREICELNPDCDELADHIGFHKAYRRYYGAV